The proteins below are encoded in one region of Hordeum vulgare subsp. vulgare chromosome 3H, MorexV3_pseudomolecules_assembly, whole genome shotgun sequence:
- the LOC123443235 gene encoding ras-related protein Rab7, with protein sequence MASRRRMLLKVIILGDSGVGKTSLMNQYVNNKFSNQYKATIGADFLTKEVKIDDRLFTLQIWDTAGQERFQSLGVAFYRGADCCVLVYDVNVTKSFEKLNNWREEFLIQASPSDPENFPFVLLGNKIDVDGGNSRTVSEKKAKAWCASKGNIPYFETSAKEGFNVEAAFECIARNAIKNEPEEDIYLPDTIDMGGAGRQQRSTGCEC encoded by the exons ATGGCGTCGCGCAGGCGAATGCTCCTCAAGGTCATCATCCTCGGCGACAGCGG GGTCGGGAAGACGTCGCTGATGAACCA GTACGTCAACAACAAGTTCAGCAACCAGTACAAGGCCACCATCGGCGCCGATTTCCTCACCAAGGAGGTCAAGATCGACGACCGCCTCTTCACTCTACAG ATATGGGACACAGCAGGACAGGAACGTTTTCAGAGTCTTGGTGTGGCATTTTACCGGGGAGCTGACTGTTGTGTTCTCGTATATGATGTCAATGTTACCAAGTCATTTGAAAAACTCAACAACTGGCGCGAGGAATTCCTAATTCAA GCTAGCCCATCGGATCCAGagaatttcccttttgttttactTGGAAACAAGATTGACGTCGATGGTGGTAACAGCAGGACT GTTTCTGAGAAAAAGGCTAAAGCTTGGTGTGCTTCGAAGGGAAACATCCCTTATTTTGAGACGTCTGCTAAAGAAGGCTTCAATGTGGAAGCAGCTTTCGAGTGTATAGCAAGGAATGCTATCAAGAATGAACCTGAAGAAGATAT ATATCTCCCTGATACAATTGACATGGGCGGTGCTGGAAGGCAACAACGCTCGACAGGCTGTGAATGCTAG